One region of Coleofasciculus sp. FACHB-T130 genomic DNA includes:
- a CDS encoding YdiU family protein, translated as MTPEKFSNPFLNLNYESALEALGDDYFDRVAAADFPKYILRFRNDELLPILGLNPEAVTDDDFIEAFGMFQGVKPFLALRYHGYQFGEYNSRLGDGRGFLYGQVLGTDGELYDFGTKGSGTTPYSRGGDGRLTLKGGVREVLAAEALHYLGVRTSRCLSMIETGEGLWRGDEPSPTRSSVMIRFSRSHIRFGTFERLHFFGRKDLTEKLLDHVIEQYYPHLKDKEDRYVLFYAELVKRVAELAAQWMSVGFCHAVLNTDNMSITGESFDYGPYAFINTYDPKFTAAYFDYYGRYSYSNQPGICQLNLEMLQQPLSAVIPMSEMEVALSQFAEHYNRTYTARMIGKLGFENLPDLAAEELVMQTLKLLVETQVSYHSFFWEVTNQFDRNWRDDATNILKADGFLNAPEATALLEDWRNLYLQTLLSFPDSELDNIAARLRRHNPKTALVRPEIEAVWEKIDQEDNWTPFYELIERLRFHKNAIA; from the coding sequence ATGACTCCTGAAAAATTTTCCAATCCTTTTTTAAATCTCAATTATGAGTCTGCCTTAGAAGCTTTAGGCGATGATTATTTTGATCGAGTAGCAGCGGCAGACTTTCCTAAATATATTCTGCGCTTTCGCAACGATGAATTATTACCAATATTGGGACTGAACCCAGAGGCAGTGACAGACGATGATTTTATCGAAGCGTTTGGGATGTTTCAAGGAGTCAAACCGTTCTTAGCTTTGCGTTATCACGGCTATCAGTTTGGAGAATATAACTCTCGCTTAGGCGATGGCAGAGGATTTCTTTACGGACAAGTACTTGGTACGGATGGAGAACTTTATGATTTTGGAACGAAAGGGTCTGGTACGACTCCGTATTCTAGAGGCGGCGATGGTAGACTCACGCTTAAAGGTGGTGTTAGAGAAGTTTTAGCTGCTGAAGCGCTTCACTATTTAGGAGTGCGTACTTCCCGCTGCTTATCGATGATTGAAACGGGAGAAGGACTCTGGCGAGGCGATGAACCTTCTCCAACAAGATCCTCGGTAATGATTCGTTTCAGCCGTTCCCACATTCGTTTTGGAACATTTGAGCGATTGCACTTTTTTGGACGCAAGGATTTAACTGAAAAGCTTTTAGACCATGTAATTGAACAATATTATCCTCACCTCAAAGATAAGGAAGACCGCTACGTTCTATTTTATGCAGAATTAGTCAAGCGGGTTGCGGAACTTGCTGCCCAATGGATGTCAGTGGGATTTTGTCATGCGGTTTTAAACACCGATAATATGTCTATTACTGGGGAAAGTTTCGACTATGGTCCCTACGCTTTTATTAACACCTACGACCCCAAATTTACTGCTGCCTACTTTGACTATTACGGACGGTACAGTTACAGCAATCAACCAGGGATCTGCCAGCTCAATTTAGAAATGCTCCAACAACCTTTATCTGCGGTTATTCCTATGTCAGAGATGGAAGTTGCTCTATCCCAATTTGCCGAGCATTATAACCGAACTTACACCGCGCGGATGATCGGTAAATTGGGATTCGAGAATCTGCCCGATTTAGCCGCAGAAGAATTAGTGATGCAAACTCTGAAACTCCTGGTAGAAACACAAGTAAGCTATCACAGTTTCTTTTGGGAAGTAACAAATCAGTTTGACCGCAATTGGCGTGATGATGCGACAAACATTCTGAAAGCAGATGGATTTTTGAATGCGCCTGAGGCTACAGCATTATTGGAAGACTGGAGAAATTTATACCTGCAAACTTTACTCAGTTTCCCAGATAGCGAACTGGATAATATAGCAGCACGGCTGCGTCGTCATAATCCTAAAACTGCGTTAGTTAGACCAGAAATAGAAGCGGTTTGGGAGAAAATTGACCAAGAAGATAACTGGACACCGTTTTATGAATTGATTGAGCGACTGAGATTTCACAAGAATGCGATCGCTTAA
- the pbpC gene encoding penicillin-binding protein 1C — MRQPKQWQIQMQELFWRWGRNQKFRGFLALVLLGLIVRSLPYLAPVRAKDIAQDTQAIEFSDRNGLPLGRLLTRDQEHTAVVPLNQVSPHFINAILAAEDGSYYHHGALDLKAVARSLKDSLQAKRITSGASTITMQLARMLDPVPRTLPGKLREIWLSWRIAAGMNKDAILSAYINRLPMGGNIYGLEAASRNYFDIPASELNLAQASLLAAVPNNPTYFNPYDHWKRLKKRQIYVLNRMVEDGYITRAQADRAYKEEISLAPRQQGIIAAPHFLFWVSNQLSNSSIQNQKSSSKAPESAIPNRMSQIRTSIDRPLQQFVEAQVQQVIRTLTPNNVNHAAALVIDNHTGEVLAYVGSPDYFNEAQLGRNDGVQALRQPGSTLKPFLYEYALKNRTIRPNTILADVPTHYAIPGAKLYSPTDYDETFLGPVRVRVALANSLNVPAVRVLEKVGVQNFLNHLHQLGFEHLNRSPEHYGLGLILGSGEVSLWELTRAYVTLARRGEATPLVTTFSNLPSSNRRPSRLPSANPSTWGLIADMLSDRHARASAFGVDSVLALPFPAAVKTGTSSDFRDTWTVGFTTDYTVAVWVGNFNGDPMRQVSGVTGAAPLWNRIMLHLHQNREPAIFPPPENLVQRPICAISGLRPTPDCPSVVQEYFYAEDISDYERQSGTAKLPPEYDEWLARQHQPSFVSSGVKILSPHNGDVFLLHPGEKTNPKGTENIQTEMQQLEFKVAGTPSQSVEWWLNGEKLATQPSNSLFWSLRPGQWTLEARSGEKTDTVSFQVQLGKYRQTRRGFSLKSN, encoded by the coding sequence ATGAGACAACCCAAACAGTGGCAAATTCAAATGCAGGAACTCTTTTGGCGTTGGGGGAGAAACCAGAAATTTCGCGGATTCTTAGCTTTGGTGTTGCTGGGTTTAATCGTGCGATCGCTTCCTTATCTGGCACCCGTTCGCGCCAAAGATATTGCCCAGGATACCCAAGCGATTGAATTTAGCGATCGCAATGGACTTCCTTTAGGAAGGTTGCTGACCCGCGACCAAGAGCATACCGCTGTAGTGCCCCTGAATCAAGTTTCGCCCCACTTTATCAACGCGATTCTAGCTGCTGAAGATGGCTCATATTATCATCACGGGGCGCTGGATCTGAAGGCTGTAGCGCGATCGCTTAAAGATTCACTTCAGGCGAAAAGGATTACCTCCGGTGCATCCACGATTACGATGCAACTAGCGCGGATGTTAGATCCCGTTCCCCGCACCTTACCGGGCAAGTTGCGCGAAATTTGGCTATCTTGGCGCATCGCCGCCGGGATGAATAAAGATGCAATCCTCTCTGCTTACATCAATCGCCTGCCAATGGGGGGGAATATCTATGGGTTAGAAGCTGCATCCCGTAACTATTTCGATATTCCAGCAAGCGAACTTAATCTTGCCCAAGCAAGTCTTCTCGCTGCTGTTCCTAATAATCCCACTTACTTCAATCCCTACGACCATTGGAAACGCCTTAAAAAGCGGCAGATTTATGTTCTGAATCGCATGGTTGAAGACGGTTATATTACTCGCGCACAAGCAGATCGAGCTTACAAAGAAGAGATTTCCCTAGCACCGAGACAACAGGGAATTATTGCCGCCCCTCATTTTTTATTTTGGGTATCTAATCAACTATCTAATTCTTCAATTCAAAATCAAAAATCTTCGAGCAAAGCCCCAGAAAGCGCTATCCCCAATCGGATGTCCCAGATCCGCACCAGCATCGATCGCCCTTTGCAGCAATTTGTGGAGGCGCAAGTGCAGCAAGTGATTCGTACCCTCACCCCCAATAATGTTAATCATGCTGCTGCCTTAGTCATTGACAACCACACGGGGGAAGTTTTGGCTTATGTGGGTTCTCCCGATTACTTTAATGAAGCACAACTCGGTCGCAACGACGGGGTACAGGCATTACGTCAACCCGGTTCTACTTTGAAGCCTTTTTTATATGAATATGCCCTAAAAAACCGCACGATTCGCCCGAATACTATCTTGGCGGATGTGCCAACTCATTACGCGATTCCCGGCGCGAAACTCTACAGTCCTACAGATTATGATGAAACTTTTTTAGGACCAGTACGAGTTCGCGTAGCTTTGGCAAATTCCCTAAATGTTCCGGCGGTGCGGGTATTAGAAAAAGTCGGCGTGCAAAATTTTCTAAATCATCTGCATCAATTAGGATTTGAGCATTTAAATCGGTCGCCCGAACATTACGGATTGGGACTAATTTTGGGTAGCGGTGAAGTCAGTTTATGGGAGTTAACGAGGGCGTATGTTACTTTAGCAAGACGTGGAGAAGCCACCCCGCTAGTCACAACATTCTCCAACCTGCCATCTAGCAACCGAAGACCTTCCAGGCTGCCATCTGCTAACCCTTCAACCTGGGGATTAATTGCGGATATGTTAAGCGATCGCCATGCTCGTGCAAGTGCCTTTGGGGTAGACTCAGTGCTAGCTTTACCATTCCCCGCAGCAGTTAAAACAGGCACTTCCTCCGATTTTCGAGATACTTGGACGGTCGGGTTTACCACCGACTACACCGTAGCCGTGTGGGTGGGCAATTTTAACGGCGATCCCATGCGACAAGTTTCGGGGGTGACAGGTGCAGCACCCCTCTGGAATCGCATCATGTTACACCTCCATCAGAATCGAGAACCTGCCATCTTTCCCCCTCCAGAAAATCTGGTGCAACGCCCAATCTGTGCAATTTCTGGCTTACGCCCTACCCCAGACTGCCCCTCAGTAGTGCAAGAATATTTTTACGCAGAAGATATTAGCGATTATGAGCGTCAGTCAGGTACTGCGAAGTTGCCTCCAGAGTACGATGAATGGTTAGCAAGGCAGCATCAACCGAGTTTTGTCTCTAGTGGCGTCAAGATTTTGTCTCCTCACAATGGCGATGTTTTCTTATTGCACCCAGGTGAAAAAACGAATCCCAAAGGCACAGAGAATATACAGACAGAAATGCAACAACTAGAGTTTAAAGTAGCTGGAACGCCCAGCCAGTCCGTAGAGTGGTGGTTAAATGGCGAAAAACTGGCAACGCAACCATCGAATTCGCTATTTTGGTCGCTGCGTCCCGGTCAGTGGACTTTGGAAGCAAGAAGTGGGGAAAAGACTGATACGGTAAGTTTCCAAGTGCAGTTAGGTAAATATCGGCAGACACGCCGGGGTTTCTCGCTCAAGTCAAATTAA
- a CDS encoding helix-turn-helix domain-containing protein, whose product MLNSSQCIETKCPIQFTVDLIGSKWSILILRELFTSDRRTHEFLEALPGISTKTLMIRLRELEEYGLVERRVYAEIPPRVEYSLTQKGREIQPVMTALKQVGERWLNRDACVCPLDGIAF is encoded by the coding sequence ATGCTTAACAGCAGCCAGTGCATAGAGACAAAATGCCCAATCCAGTTCACCGTGGACTTAATCGGCAGTAAATGGTCTATTCTGATTCTCAGAGAGTTGTTTACAAGCGATCGCCGTACCCACGAGTTCCTAGAAGCATTGCCTGGAATTAGCACCAAAACGCTGATGATACGGCTCAGAGAACTAGAAGAGTATGGTTTAGTGGAACGCCGAGTCTACGCAGAAATTCCTCCCCGCGTAGAGTATTCGCTCACCCAGAAGGGGCGAGAAATTCAACCCGTGATGACAGCGCTAAAGCAGGTGGGAGAACGATGGCTCAACCGAGATGCTTGTGTTTGTCCTCTTGATGGGATAGCTTTCTAG
- a CDS encoding ion channel, which produces MGKRYRSPSLTRFVSRDGQLNIVRRGVSGFHRGDLYHLLLTLSWGWFLALFSLLYLVSNTVFALIYLAGGDCIQNAQPGSFLDAFFFSVQTMATIGYGAMYPRTPYANAVVTVEALAGLFGVAMATGLAFARFSVPTARVIFSRVAAIAPYDGVPTLMFRTANQRRDVIVEAQIRVTLVRNEVNREGEFMRRFYDLKLVRSHTSMFALSWTVMHQIDETSPLYGVTVDSLAESESEIVVMLTGLDEIVSQTIHARHSFATSDILWNMRFVDILSRMPDGRRSIDYTRFHDVMPIESVRANK; this is translated from the coding sequence ATGGGCAAAAGATATCGTTCGCCCTCATTAACGCGCTTTGTGAGCCGGGATGGGCAGTTGAACATCGTGCGGCGAGGGGTATCGGGATTTCATCGGGGCGATTTATATCATTTGCTGCTTACCCTTTCCTGGGGATGGTTCTTAGCGCTGTTCAGTCTGTTGTATTTAGTCTCCAACACGGTATTTGCCCTCATCTATCTAGCTGGAGGAGATTGCATCCAGAACGCTCAACCGGGTTCCTTCCTTGACGCCTTCTTTTTCAGCGTCCAGACGATGGCGACTATCGGCTACGGTGCGATGTATCCGCGTACGCCTTACGCGAATGCGGTGGTGACAGTCGAAGCGCTGGCGGGTCTTTTCGGAGTGGCAATGGCGACTGGACTGGCGTTTGCGCGGTTCTCCGTGCCAACGGCGAGGGTGATTTTCAGTCGCGTGGCAGCGATCGCTCCCTATGATGGGGTGCCGACTCTGATGTTTCGGACGGCTAACCAGCGGCGCGACGTAATTGTAGAAGCGCAGATCCGGGTGACTTTAGTTCGCAACGAAGTCAATCGGGAGGGAGAATTCATGCGTCGGTTTTACGATCTCAAATTAGTTCGCAGTCATACATCCATGTTTGCATTGAGTTGGACGGTGATGCATCAGATTGACGAGACGAGTCCGCTTTATGGGGTTACGGTAGACTCCCTGGCTGAGTCGGAAAGCGAGATCGTCGTGATGCTGACTGGGTTAGACGAAATCGTTTCACAGACGATCCATGCCCGTCACTCCTTTGCCACGTCCGATATCCTGTGGAATATGCGTTTTGTGGACATCTTATCTAGGATGCCGGACGGGCGGCGCTCGATCGACTATACCCGCTTTCATGATGTGATGCCGATAGAATCTGTCAGGGCTAATAAGTAG
- a CDS encoding alternative oxidase, with protein MIRLLVGVLVFVINTIYRDRPYPRFYVLETVARVPYFAYLSVLHLYETVGMWRRADWLKVHFAESWNELHHLLIMESLGGNQQWFDRFLAQHTALLYYWVIVVLYILSPRSAYNFMELVEGHAYHTYDTFLQENESELKATSAPQIAINYYRDGDLYMFDEFQTGGVPEERRPVINNLYDVFVNIRDDEAEHVKTMIACQKPDAQLTFKSPHTIEVGGRFIAPNEEVKSVVVQ; from the coding sequence ATGATTCGATTACTTGTCGGTGTATTAGTCTTTGTTATCAACACAATTTACCGCGATCGCCCTTATCCCCGTTTTTACGTCCTAGAAACAGTTGCTCGTGTTCCTTACTTTGCCTATTTATCAGTTTTGCACCTTTACGAAACAGTTGGAATGTGGCGCAGAGCAGATTGGTTAAAAGTTCACTTTGCGGAATCTTGGAACGAACTCCATCACCTCCTGATTATGGAATCTTTAGGGGGGAATCAGCAGTGGTTCGATAGATTTTTAGCACAACATACTGCTTTACTTTATTACTGGGTGATCGTTGTTCTTTACATTCTCTCGCCTCGTTCTGCCTACAATTTCATGGAATTAGTTGAAGGACACGCTTATCATACTTACGATACATTTTTGCAAGAAAATGAATCAGAATTAAAAGCTACATCTGCCCCACAAATTGCTATCAATTACTATCGAGACGGCGACTTGTATATGTTCGATGAGTTTCAAACTGGAGGAGTTCCAGAAGAACGCCGTCCCGTCATTAACAACCTCTACGATGTGTTTGTAAACATTCGAGATGATGAAGCGGAACACGTCAAGACAATGATAGCTTGCCAGAAGCCTGATGCTCAATTAACCTTCAAGAGTCCCCATACGATAGAAGTAGGTGGAAGATTTATCGCCCCAAATGAAGAGGTTAAATCAGTTGTTGTGCAATAG
- a CDS encoding GNAT family N-acetyltransferase, translated as MLIRPATPADVPSVLPMVAKICALHEAWDSAKYGFLPNPELRYEKWLSRIASSASLDAPPQRDRNIFIVAEAENKQVVAFLVATVEREIPIYRLQEYAFIHDLWVEEEYRQAGIAKAMVMQAIERFNSIGVKQIRLDTTVANEAARRLFSSCGFRVSTIEMLIELG; from the coding sequence ATGCTTATTCGTCCTGCTACACCTGCTGACGTGCCATCTGTCCTCCCGATGGTTGCCAAGATTTGTGCCTTGCATGAAGCTTGGGATTCGGCAAAGTATGGATTTTTGCCGAATCCAGAGTTGCGTTATGAGAAGTGGTTGAGTCGGATAGCGTCTAGTGCATCGCTGGATGCGCCACCGCAACGCGATCGCAATATCTTCATAGTCGCTGAGGCTGAAAATAAGCAAGTGGTGGCGTTTCTGGTGGCGACGGTAGAACGGGAAATCCCGATTTACCGTTTACAAGAATATGCTTTTATTCACGACCTCTGGGTTGAAGAGGAATATCGCCAAGCTGGAATTGCGAAGGCGATGGTGATGCAGGCGATTGAACGCTTTAACTCGATTGGAGTCAAACAAATTCGCCTCGATACGACTGTTGCTAACGAGGCGGCGCGGCGATTATTTTCTTCCTGCGGCTTTCGCGTCAGTACGATAGAAATGCTGATTGAATTAGGCTGA